One Stigmatella aurantiaca genomic region harbors:
- a CDS encoding OmpA family protein translates to MSFPNLLIRRFSAKDLPLRELARTCVLAAALVATRAAGQTLSSPLVAFDVERLQLSTAATDSLLVDSGRLLAEGGYRLSLLANYERGILVLEGSDGESRSILHYRTSAWLMGAWSPVERLELSARLPVILSQGGHGAETLEGVAEPASSGLGTPEVGGRYALLRREEGAPVSLAVGLGVGLPGGRASAFGRQAHWAGFQLSPRVSLGREVGMFAVGASVGARVRSKEVEPGRDVGTELEQGLMVATRGNGLRGELALQVAESLVHPDVAVELLGGVRLPLGHGFELNALAGHGFTDIPGTPSWRAGVGIAWAHSPPPRDVSQGGRKHTPAQSPGNDDDGDSVDLDGDGVPDVTDQCPKEPGVTSRQGCPEPVSPQVKEERLSLADRKIVFMVGLAEIQGDGARILDEVAELLKSRPGVSLRIEGHTDNTGPEQLNRSLSQERAEAVRAYLIQRGIAGSRLEARGYGPSRPVASNDTPEGQSENRRVEFIITK, encoded by the coding sequence GTGAGCTTCCCGAACCTCCTCATTCGACGCTTCAGCGCGAAGGACCTTCCCTTGCGTGAATTGGCACGGACCTGTGTGCTCGCCGCGGCCTTGGTAGCCACCCGCGCCGCGGGTCAGACGCTCTCCAGCCCGCTAGTGGCGTTCGACGTGGAGCGCCTGCAACTCAGCACCGCCGCGACGGACTCGCTGCTGGTGGACTCGGGCCGGCTGCTCGCCGAGGGAGGCTATCGTCTCAGCCTCCTGGCCAACTACGAGCGGGGCATCCTGGTGCTGGAGGGCAGTGATGGGGAGAGCCGGTCCATCCTGCACTACCGGACGTCGGCCTGGCTCATGGGGGCCTGGTCTCCGGTGGAGCGCCTGGAGCTGTCCGCCCGGCTTCCGGTCATTCTCTCCCAGGGCGGCCATGGCGCGGAGACGCTGGAAGGTGTCGCCGAGCCTGCGTCCTCGGGGCTGGGGACGCCGGAGGTGGGAGGGCGCTACGCGCTGCTCCGGCGCGAGGAAGGGGCGCCGGTATCCCTCGCGGTGGGGCTCGGCGTGGGACTTCCCGGAGGACGGGCGAGTGCGTTCGGACGCCAAGCGCATTGGGCTGGGTTCCAGCTCTCGCCCCGCGTCTCACTGGGACGCGAGGTGGGAATGTTCGCGGTGGGGGCCAGCGTGGGCGCGCGGGTGAGGTCGAAGGAGGTAGAACCGGGGCGCGACGTGGGCACCGAACTGGAGCAGGGGCTGATGGTGGCCACCCGGGGGAACGGTCTTCGTGGCGAGCTGGCGCTGCAGGTGGCGGAGTCGCTGGTACACCCGGACGTGGCGGTCGAGCTGCTCGGAGGAGTGCGGCTACCCCTCGGACATGGTTTCGAGCTGAACGCGCTTGCCGGGCATGGCTTCACCGACATCCCGGGAACGCCCTCGTGGCGGGCAGGGGTGGGAATCGCCTGGGCTCACAGCCCTCCACCCAGGGACGTCAGCCAGGGCGGGCGGAAGCACACGCCCGCTCAGAGCCCTGGCAACGATGATGACGGTGACTCCGTTGATTTGGACGGCGATGGCGTGCCGGACGTCACGGACCAGTGCCCGAAGGAACCGGGAGTGACGAGCCGGCAGGGATGCCCCGAGCCTGTCTCTCCTCAGGTGAAGGAGGAGCGGCTCTCCCTGGCGGACCGAAAGATCGTCTTCATGGTGGGACTCGCCGAGATTCAGGGCGACGGCGCGCGCATCTTGGATGAGGTCGCCGAGTTGCTGAAATCACGGCCCGGTGTCTCGCTTCGCATCGAGGGCCATACGGACAACACAGGACCGGAACAGCTCAATCGCTCGCTGAGCCAGGAGCGCGCGGAGGCGGTACGGGCCTACCTCATCCAGCGTGGCATCGCGGGTTCACGCCTGGAGGCCCGAGGCTACGGTCCTTCGCGTCCCGTCGCATCGAACGACACTCCGGAGGGCCAAAGCGAGAACCGCCGCGTGGAATTCATCATCACGAAGTGA